ctttgtacTATTCCAACAAAATGCAATTGGTGAAAATGTCTTCCTCCCActtcatatttttgtattaaaagtttgatctctttttacaaaaaaacaaaaaaacagggCTAAAGAGAGCAGGAAAAAGTTGTAGATTGAGATGGTTGAATTACCTTAAACCCGACATAAAGCGTGGGAATCTCACTCCTCAAGAACAACTTTTAATCCTTGAGCTCCATTCTAAATGGGGTAATAGGTAAGTTAGTTACTCAAATGCTCTCTTTAgctttataattttcttataatctaACGTGTAACATGTTGCTTCTTAATTAGGTGGTCAAAAATTTCGAAGTATTTACCAGGAAGAACAGACAACGATATCAAAAACTACTGGAGAACTAGAGTCCAGAAACAAGCACGCCAGCTCAACATAGATTCCAATAGCCACAAGTTCATAGAAGTTGTTCGTAGCTTTTGGTTTCCAAGACTGATCAACGAGATTAAAGACAACTCATACACCAACAATATTAAAGCTAATGCTCCTGATTTACTTGGACCAATTTTACGAGACAGCAAAGATTTGGGTTTCAACAACATGGATTGTTCCACTTCCATGTCAGAAGATCTCAAGAAAACTTCACAATTCATGGATTTTTCTGATCTTGAAACCACAATGTCCTTGGAAGGATCACGAGGGGGTAGTAGTCAATGTGTGAGTGAGGTTTATAGCTCCTTCCCTTGCCTAGAGGAGGAGTACATGGTGGCCGTTATGGGCAGTTCAGACATTTCAGCATTGCATGATTGTCACGTGGCTGATTCCAAGTACGAGGATGATGTGACACAAGATCTAATGTGGAACATGGATGACATTTGGCAGTTTAACGAGTATGCACACTTTAATTAggttatattatatttatgtaCTTCTTACAACTTGGAGGGGTTTATCGgtcttttattaaattttgattgttttggaTTCCTTAAAAATGTGTTcttattatagtttttaatgaaaaaaatgtttaagcTTAATTTTGGTATACGAAATTTTTTTacgtaagaaaataattagttCAAGAAATTTGCATGTTGACTAAAATGAGGAAGTGACAACTGAAAGACtaatagtttataattgtCTTCCCTACAGAAAAATCCTAATCTTTGAAGATCAAACAGTTCTCGTTCTCGTTAGTTTGGATCTTCTGAGGAGAACAAATCTTATCTCACTTCTACATGTGAAAGAATCCAAAAGGTAGGGATTCATATAGTGATATGAAATCCAAGAAAATTGATGGGAGATAGTCAAGATTctagaaaaaaattgattctttatctctttagaAAATTAGATGTGTGCATGGTTAGTAAGTCGATGGAAAGTCTGTAAATAATGttgcattatatatatatatatatatatatatataattagaacCAAAGACATTCGTAGTTCGATTAGAATtacttaatttttcttctcctttactTTTGTATGCCTCGACCAAAAGCAAGATACTGACCTTCATTAATTCCATGAAGTTGGTTAGTTTGAAAGTAAAcattaaaagaataaaagtaaaaagttaGTATACAGAAAACATTCGATTTACTAATTGGGAatataaaattagataaaatctaattaaactttatatgataCATGTAAATCCACTGCATTTTGCCATTTACATATAAGAGTTTTTTCACCACCGATCGATTATCCTATATGTGGCTtcaaaaatgataacaaaattaGTTGAACTCTATATACAAGAACGTTAACTTCATTGAGAGGGATAGTGTAATTTCGTATTCTTTGAAGGTCAGTTCATGGAAGCTTTAGAATGATTTGGACCCAACGGGCGGCATTATAAAGGTCAAGAAGACAAGAGTAGTACAGacatttattaaaatactttttttggaGATGAAAGTCTTTGCATGCTTTGTCTCCTTCTCATCTCCAATAATTCAAGTTATCAATGGATCACATTTGGGTATCAGGATTCAGATTAAATAGAAGATAAagctacatatataaaaagattatattATAGGTCAAATCTTCACtgatcaaattttgatttaggAAATATTTAGGGATCCGGACCATGTTTGTACATGGAGCAGTGGGGCCATTTTCCTATAAAtcttaataaatttttctttttaacagtAGCCTTGTGAACCGGAGGATCTTAGTAtgaaaaaactacaaaatggCATTGGCAGCAACGAACCCAAAGCTACCAACACTTGGTCTTTTTCTATAACTTATCTGTTACACATGTGTCTCACactaaaaaagagagaaaatcgGTTTAATTTGTCCAAATAGTCTACAACAAAATCACGACCGGTTATTCCGGGGAATCCAACAAAGATGGAGATAGGAAAGATTAACTGGCCATGAACTGTTAGATGGTCAAAATtagaatttgttcaatatataatgTCCTTGAAAGTCGTATGTTTTTCTTGGTAGGTATTATTGGAATAGTAATCAGTCAAATTTATTGACCAACGAACGACGTTGTAATTGTCAACATGCTAATCACCAAACTCAAAAGTGGTTCCAGAAACAGTAATTGTCTTGGCAACAAATCACTCAAAATGGGACGTGCATGCAcatgatttctttgttttttttttttaagaacacATGATTATtcagagaaaaataaagaaagcaaataaaCATGCCCTGTTCATTTGAATCCTTGCAGGTAATGAGTAAAAACGTTTTACATATGCCTTTTTATAACGTAACTTTTCTATATAAGAAGATTTTGGTCTGGTAATGGTTTGTACATTCCATGACTGTATCCATTATCCAATATTGTAGGTCCGGTAGTTAATTTGTACATTCCATTACAGTAAACTTAAATCTAACTGAAGAGGGAAAAGAATTCACTCATATTTTAGTTATCAGACGAGAATCTTGAAATGTTTAGTGATGTAATGTGATTTTTATGGCAGGAACAAGACGTATGAcctaaacatatattataatcaAATGACTATGTCTTAATCATTTTGACgtcactttttgttttttatttagttggCGTCactttatttattgttttgtgcATAAATCTGCACAGCCATAAAATGAcgtcattttttgttttgttttattgagtAGCCATCCGATTCAACGGATTCACTAATGTGTTCTACcgtttttagatttttgaaattaagtTATGTAAATGTTTACTCGATTAAATTTTATCTTGTGAAAGAATTTGCAGAGCATATATGTACGTGTGCGTATGTATGATGTATCTTCACATGCAGACATAGTCATGCCGGAATTGGCTGTTTCCAACTCATTCGTCAGCTTCTCTCCGAAACATATTTgataatatcaaaaaataaaacattatgaaCAACTTTTATCACATACTTCCCAAAGTTTTATCACTATTGTCCGTATCGCAAAAGCACCTTGTTCCTTAATCCCTAAAGTTCCATCTTTTTCCtttacaacttttttattctctgtAATATTCAAATTGCAGTTGAAAATGTGCTTCCATAGGAATTCAGAACCAAATACTTAAGCTTTTATTGAGGTGACAGAGGATAATGAATTGAATGATGAGCAGGAGAATATGAAGCAGAGCACGTTGGAACCTATCACAATCCCATCAAAccactactttttttttttcgattttcAGTAAATCAAATTCACATGTCGTAAAGAGCTTTTCAGCATCTGTTTTCTGTAGATAAAGAACttttcaaaagataaaacatgacattgttttgattcaagaaataaaaaaccaaCTGTTGTACAATGTGCGTATCAAACCAAACGATTTCATTTACTGTTGTTATAAAACCCTTTCGGGGGAATTTTGACcaacaaaatgttaatatGGGTGGAGTGTTTTACTTTCCACCTTTCCCGTAGCTGTCTCTGAGTGTGACCGTCCGGTTGAACACAAGCTTTCCTGGCTCAGAGTCCTTGTCCACCGCGTAATAACCTAATGCATCACAAGTTGTGATTTAAACTTTGTATCAGTCTTGCTCATCTAGAAAATTGCACACTTTTTATGATCATGAAACAGAACATACCTAGCCTCTCGAATTGGAATCTGTCCCCAACTGCAGCATCTTTAAGGGTTGATACAGCATAGGCACCAGAAATTACCATTTTAGAGTTTGGGTTAATGTCAGTGAGCCAAGCATCATTGAGTTCAGCCGGGTTCTGTAATGATTATATACAATTTAGCCTTTATGGGCACTTTTCttggtaacaacaacaaaagcaaaacctAGAGAATGATAAATACCTCGGAGTTAAAGAGTTTCTCAAATAATCGGACTTCCACCTTTATGGGCTCTTCTCCTGGGGAAGATTCAGCGACCCAGTGTAGAACCCCCTGCGCAGAAAAGCAAAGTAAAGGTTAGGAAGAGCCACAAATTTGCAGAAATTACAGAGATGGCTAAAGAAAAGACCTTTGGCTTTGACTTTTTCTCGGGGTCATATTCCGCATGAATCTCACGAACGGTTTCATTGTCATCAGCAAAGACAACATTGGTGCACTTGATTGGGAAAGCATATCTGCAAAGAGCAGCAGGAAGCACGTTTAGTCACAACTGAATCATATTCAAAGCAAAAGTAGTAATGATGAAAACTGTCCCTTTCTATATACCTTAGCAAAACAGATTTACCAGGGGCGAGCCCATAATAATCTTTTGAATCCTTCATTCGGAAGTCAGATTGGTCAATGTATACAACTCTAGAGAACGGTACCTAGACCaggaaaaaatatcaagaaacaGTAATATGTTGTTAGTAGAAAACAAGTATTTGCGAAATACAGCTTACCTTGTAGAATGCTGAGGGATCATCGTTCTGAGCATCAGGCCACCTTTTGGCATCAAGCTCTATAAGCTTGTCTGATTCCAAATTGGTGATGACCACTTTAAGAGGATTAAGCACCACCATGGTGCGAGGGGCTGTTTTATTCAATTCCTCTCTAATATGATGCTCAAGACGACTTACGTGTATCATGCTACCATCACTTTAACACAGAACAATAGAGAGCAGAGTTAACAAAGATAATTGACATATGCCAAATAGTATGATGTattcagatatatatatgtagcaACCTTCTAGTAATCCCAATGCCTCGTACAAATGCATTAATCGCAGTTGAAGTCACACCCCTCCGTCTCAAACCAGAAAGTGTCAAAAGACGTGGATCATCCCAACCATCAACATACTTGTTTGTCACTATGTAATTCAACtgtagcaaaagaaaagaaacatgttACAACCAGCATGATTCTCTGCATAAAATACAACACATTGTTCACAGGCAAGTTGAGTATTTAACCCACCTTACGCTTGGACATTACAGTGTTTGTCACATTCAACCGTGAATATTCCCACACATATGGCATGTAGAGACTCAGGGAATGTAACAGCCAATAGTATGAAGCACGCCGGGTTTCAAATTCAAGAGTACAGAGCTACAATTATGCACATAAAAGAAATGGTCAGAATCACAGAGATAGTTTTTAAAACAGCAGATGCTTTCGATACAGAAAAGGGAATTTTTATTACTGAAAGTAAATAGTGGCAAAATGCAGCAGCTAAAGTTATATTAAGTAATGCTGCAAATAGGCAAAAGATCTCGAAAGAGACTAACCGAATGCGTTATATTCTCAAGAGAATCAACAGTGCAGTGGGCATAATCATAACTCGGATAGATACACCACTTGTCACCAGCCTTAGGATGAGGTGCGAACTGCAAAGCATATTAACAAGTCAGacaggaaaagaagagagagagcctACTTTTTATATGTAACTAGAGAGGATTTTAGTTTCACTTGCCTTTATTCGATAGGCAATAAGATCATACATATTAAAATTGTCACTCTGCATATCTTGCTTCATTCTTAGGGTTGCCTTCCCTTCCTCAATGATGCCTCGTCTCATTTCATCAAAAAGTTTTAGAGATTCTTCAATAGGTCTGTCCCTCCAGGGGctgttcattttcttctctctgtacTCTTTTATCTCATCAGCAGTCTAAAAGTGTAAAAACAATTACTCGATAGGATAAGTTTTAGTGTGGATAAAGTTCCAGACTGACTTGCAGTACAGCTTAGAACTAAAGAATGACATATAATTGGTAAAAGTAACAGGAATCCATATGtcagaaattttaaattgattcaACCTGATGATCAACATAAGCATGACCTCTCCGAATCAACTCCACTGCCAAATCATACAGTTCCTGGAAATAATCACTGGTGTATgtaatctaaaaaaaaagattgataaACGTCAGATGAATTCAAAcacaataataataacaatgaGCTATTCGTGCAAAACATTGAAAATACCTTGAAGGGTTCCCAACCCATCCACTTAACAATTTCTTCAATATGATTAATATACTCTTCCTTTTCTGCCTCTGGATTTGTATCATCATACCTGAAAACCAGATTTTCAAGGAATATTGAACATTGTGCTTACAGAAGAAACAAGGATTGTTATAGAAAGGTAAAGATGTATGAAACTCAAGTAAAAgcaaccaaactttttttaccTTAGATAACAGCAACCCCCTCGCTCCTTTGCAAgaccaaaatcaacaaacataGCCTGGAAGTACAAGCATTGGAAACGAACATAAAACCATAGCCCTAACGAACCATACACCATCAAGCAAAACATCCCAAAACCTCATA
This sequence is a window from Arabidopsis thaliana chromosome 1 sequence. Protein-coding genes within it:
- the MYB116 gene encoding myb domain protein 116 (myb domain protein 116 (MYB116); CONTAINS InterPro DOMAIN/s: SANT, DNA-binding (InterPro:IPR001005), Homeodomain-like (InterPro:IPR009057), Myb, DNA-binding (InterPro:IPR014778), HTH transcriptional regulator, Myb-type, DNA-binding (InterPro:IPR017930), Homeodomain-related (InterPro:IPR012287), Myb transcription factor (InterPro:IPR015495); BEST Arabidopsis thaliana protein match is: myb domain protein 62 (TAIR:AT1G68320.1); Has 8701 Blast hits to 8019 proteins in 468 species: Archae - 0; Bacteria - 0; Metazoa - 786; Fungi - 397; Plants - 5757; Viruses - 6; Other Eukaryotes - 1755 (source: NCBI BLink).) produces the protein MSNITKKKCNGNEEGAEQRKGPWTLEEDTLLTNYISHNGEGRWNLLAKSSGLKRAGKSCRLRWLNYLKPDIKRGNLTPQEQLLILELHSKWGNRWSKISKYLPGRTDNDIKNYWRTRVQKQARQLNIDSNSHKFIEVVRSFWFPRLINEIKDNSYTNNIKANAPDLLGPILRDSKDLGFNNMDCSTSMSEDLKKTSQFMDFSDLETTMSLEGSRGGSSQCVSEVYSSFPCLEEEYMVAVMGSSDISALHDCHVADSKYEDDVTQDLMWNMDDIWQFNEYAHFN
- the OVA9 gene encoding glutamine-tRNA ligase, putative / glutaminyl-tRNA synthetase, putative / GlnRS (ovule abortion 9 (OVA9); CONTAINS InterPro DOMAIN/s: Ribosomal protein L25/Gln-tRNA synthetase, beta-barrel domain (InterPro:IPR020056), Glutamyl/glutaminyl-tRNA synthetase, class Ic, alpha-bundle domain (InterPro:IPR020061), Glutaminyl-tRNA synthetase, class Ic, non-specific RNA-binding region part 1 (InterPro:IPR007639), Ribosomal protein L25/Gln-tRNA synthetase, anti-codon-binding domain (InterPro:IPR011035), Glutaminyl-tRNA synthetase, class Ic, non-specific RNA-binding region part 2 (InterPro:IPR007638), Glutamyl/glutaminyl-tRNA synthetase, class Ic, catalytic domain (InterPro:IPR020058), Glutamyl/glutaminyl-tRNA synthetase, class Ic (InterPro:IPR000924), Glutaminyl-tRNA synthetase, class Ic (InterPro:IPR004514), Glutamyl/glutaminyl-tRNA synthetase, class Ic, anti-codon binding domain (InterPro:IPR020059); BEST Arabidopsis thaliana protein match is: Ribosomal protein L25/Gln-tRNA synthetase, anti-codon-binding domain (TAIR:AT5G19720.1).); the encoded protein is MVLKDDNSEKSIELFISIGLDEKTARNTINNNKVTANLTAVIHEAAVTDGCDRNTGNLLYSVATKFPTNALVHRPTLLKYIVNSKIKTPAQLEAAFAFFASTGPEDFKLNEFEEACGVGIEVSPEDIEKAVKGIFEENKKTILEQRYRTNVGELFGHVRKSLPWADPKIVKKLIDEKMYELLGEKTAADNEKPTKKKEKKEKPAKVEEKKAVVETTAEPSEEELNPYTIFPQPEQNFMVHTEVFFSDGSILRCSNTKEVLDKHLKVTGGKVYTRFPPEPNGLWFYVRFQCLYFQAMFVDFGLAKERGGCCYLRYDDTNPEAEKEEYINHIEEIVKWMGWEPFKITYTSDYFQELYDLAVELIRRGHAYVDHQTADEIKEYREKKMNSPWRDRPIEESLKLFDEMRRGIIEEGKATLRMKQDMQSDNFNMYDLIAYRIKFAPHPKAGDKWCIYPSYDYAHCTVDSLENITHSLCTLEFETRRASYYWLLHSLSLYMPYVWEYSRLNVTNTVMSKRKLNYIVTNKYVDGWDDPRLLTLSGLRRRGVTSTAINAFVRGIGITRSDGSMIHVSRLEHHIREELNKTAPRTMVVLNPLKVVITNLESDKLIELDAKRWPDAQNDDPSAFYKVPFSRVVYIDQSDFRMKDSKDYYGLAPGKSVLLRYAFPIKCTNVVFADDNETVREIHAEYDPEKKSKPKGVLHWVAESSPGEEPIKVEVRLFEKLFNSENPAELNDAWLTDINPNSKMVISGAYAVSTLKDAAVGDRFQFERLGYYAVDKDSEPGKLVFNRTVTLRDSYGKGGK
- the OVA9 gene encoding glutamine-tRNA ligase, putative / glutaminyl-tRNA synthetase, putative / GlnRS (ovule abortion 9 (OVA9); FUNCTIONS IN: glutamine-tRNA ligase activity; INVOLVED IN: glutamyl-tRNA aminoacylation, translation, ovule development; LOCATED IN: cytosol; EXPRESSED IN: 25 plant structures; EXPRESSED DURING: 13 growth stages; CONTAINS InterPro DOMAIN/s: Aminoacyl-tRNA synthetase, class I, conserved site (InterPro:IPR001412), Glutamyl/glutaminyl-tRNA synthetase, class Ic, alpha-bundle domain (InterPro:IPR020061), Ribosomal protein L25/Gln-tRNA synthetase, beta-barrel domain (InterPro:IPR020056), Glutaminyl-tRNA synthetase, class Ic, non-specific RNA-binding region part 1 (InterPro:IPR007639), Glutamyl/glutaminyl-tRNA synthetase, class Ic, N-terminal (InterPro:IPR020060), Ribosomal protein L25/Gln-tRNA synthetase, anti-codon-binding domain (InterPro:IPR011035), Glutaminyl-tRNA synthetase, class Ic, non-specific RNA-binding region part 2 (InterPro:IPR007638), Glutamyl/glutaminyl-tRNA synthetase, class Ic, catalytic domain (InterPro:IPR020058), Glutamyl/glutaminyl-tRNA synthetase, class Ic (InterPro:IPR000924), Glutaminyl-tRNA synthetase, class Ic (InterPro:IPR004514), Glutamyl/glutaminyl-tRNA synthetase, class Ic, anti-codon binding domain (InterPro:IPR020059); BEST Arabidopsis thaliana protein match is: Ribosomal protein L25/Gln-tRNA synthetase, anti-codon-binding domain (TAIR:AT5G19720.1); Has 13124 Blast hits to 13109 proteins in 2954 species: Archae - 262; Bacteria - 8524; Metazoa - 443; Fungi - 410; Plants - 177; Viruses - 0; Other Eukaryotes - 3308 (source: NCBI BLink).), which codes for MVLKDDNSEKSIELFISIGLDEKTARNTINNNKVTANLTAVIHEAAVTDGCDRNTGNLLYSVATKFPTNALVHRPTLLKYIVNSKIKTPAQLEAAFAFFASTGPEDFKLNEFEEACGVGIEVSPEDIEKAVKGIFEENKKTILEQRYRTNVGELFGHVRKSLPWADPKIVKKLIDEKMYELLGEKTAADNEKPTKKKEKKEKPAKVEEKKAVVETTAEPSEEELNPYTIFPQPEQNFMVHTEVFFSDGSILRCSNTKEVLDKHLKVTGGKVYTRFPPEPNGYLHIGHAKAMFVDFGLAKERGGCCYLRYDDTNPEAEKEEYINHIEEIVKWMGWEPFKITYTSDYFQELYDLAVELIRRGHAYVDHQTADEIKEYREKKMNSPWRDRPIEESLKLFDEMRRGIIEEGKATLRMKQDMQSDNFNMYDLIAYRIKFAPHPKAGDKWCIYPSYDYAHCTVDSLENITHSLCTLEFETRRASYYWLLHSLSLYMPYVWEYSRLNVTNTVMSKRKLNYIVTNKYVDGWDDPRLLTLSGLRRRGVTSTAINAFVRGIGITRSDGSMIHVSRLEHHIREELNKTAPRTMVVLNPLKVVITNLESDKLIELDAKRWPDAQNDDPSAFYKVPFSRVVYIDQSDFRMKDSKDYYGLAPGKSVLLRYAFPIKCTNVVFADDNETVREIHAEYDPEKKSKPKGVLHWVAESSPGEEPIKVEVRLFEKLFNSENPAELNDAWLTDINPNSKMVISGAYAVSTLKDAAVGDRFQFERLGYYAVDKDSEPGKLVFNRTVTLRDSYGKGGK
- the MYB116 gene encoding myb domain protein 116, whose product is MSNITKKKCNGNEEGAEQRKGPWTLEEDTLLTNYISHNGEGRWNLLAKSSGKSCRLRWLNYLKPDIKRGNLTPQEQLLILELHSKWGNRWSKISKYLPGRTDNDIKNYWRTRVQKQARQLNIDSNSHKFIEVVRSFWFPRLINEIKDNSYTNNIKANAPDLLGPILRDSKDLGFNNMDCSTSMSEDLKKTSQFMDFSDLETTMSLEGSRGGSSQCVSEVYSSFPCLEEEYMVAVMGSSDISALHDCHVADSKYEDDVTQDLMWNMDDIWQFNEKILIFEDQTVLVLVSLDLLRRTNLISLLHVKESKR
- the MYB116 gene encoding myb domain protein 116 (myb domain protein 116 (MYB116); CONTAINS InterPro DOMAIN/s: SANT, DNA-binding (InterPro:IPR001005), Homeodomain-like (InterPro:IPR009057), Myb, DNA-binding (InterPro:IPR014778), HTH transcriptional regulator, Myb-type, DNA-binding (InterPro:IPR017930), Homeodomain-related (InterPro:IPR012287), Myb transcription factor (InterPro:IPR015495); BEST Arabidopsis thaliana protein match is: myb domain protein 62 (TAIR:AT1G68320.1); Has 35333 Blast hits to 34131 proteins in 2444 species: Archae - 798; Bacteria - 22429; Metazoa - 974; Fungi - 991; Plants - 531; Viruses - 0; Other Eukaryotes - 9610 (source: NCBI BLink).); this translates as MSNITKKKCNGNEEGAEQRKGPWTLEEDTLLTNYISHNGEGRWNLLAKSSGKSCRLRWLNYLKPDIKRGNLTPQEQLLILELHSKWGNRWSKISKYLPGRTDNDIKNYWRTRVQKQARQLNIDSNSHKFIEVVRSFWFPRLINEIKDNSYTNNIKANAPDLLGPILRDSKDLGFNNMDCSTSMSEDLKKTSQFMDFSDLETTMSLEGSRGGSSQCVSEVYSSFPCLEEEYMVAVMGSSDISALHDCHVADSKYEDDVTQDLMWNMDDIWQFNEYAHFN